A stretch of the Archangium violaceum genome encodes the following:
- a CDS encoding carbohydrate ABC transporter permease gives MPDLNKRRQLTETVRAICAWLVALLLFFPIFWMVLTSFKTELGAFSMPPSFLFTPTLENYREILERNNYLHFALNSLLTSGGATLLGMLVSVPAAYAFAFHPGERTQGTLMWMLSTKMLPGVGVLVPIYLLARFTGLLDTRFLLIIVFALVNLPIMVWMIYTYFRDIPRDILEAARMDGATTAQEIYRVLLPVSRGGLASTALLALILNWNEAFWSLNLTTTQAAPLSALVASFSSPEGLFWARLSAISTLACAPILVLGWGSQKQLVRGLTFGAVK, from the coding sequence ATGCCCGACTTGAACAAACGCCGCCAGCTCACCGAGACGGTGCGCGCGATCTGCGCGTGGCTCGTCGCCCTGCTGCTCTTCTTCCCCATCTTCTGGATGGTGCTCACCAGCTTCAAGACGGAGCTGGGCGCGTTCTCCATGCCCCCGAGTTTCCTCTTCACCCCCACGCTGGAGAACTACCGGGAGATCCTCGAGCGCAACAACTACCTGCACTTCGCCTTGAATTCGCTGCTCACCAGCGGCGGCGCCACGCTGCTGGGCATGCTCGTGTCGGTGCCGGCGGCCTATGCGTTCGCCTTCCATCCCGGCGAGCGCACCCAGGGCACCCTCATGTGGATGTTGTCCACCAAGATGCTGCCCGGCGTGGGCGTGCTGGTGCCCATCTACCTGCTGGCGCGCTTCACGGGTCTGCTCGACACGCGCTTCCTGCTCATCATCGTGTTCGCGCTCGTCAACCTGCCCATCATGGTGTGGATGATCTACACCTACTTCCGGGACATCCCCCGGGACATCCTGGAGGCCGCGCGCATGGACGGCGCCACCACCGCGCAGGAGATCTACCGCGTGCTCCTGCCCGTCAGCCGGGGCGGACTCGCCTCCACCGCGCTGCTGGCGCTCATCCTCAACTGGAACGAGGCGTTCTGGTCCCTCAACCTGACCACCACCCAGGCCGCGCCCCTCAGCGCCCTGGTCGCCTCGTTCTCGAGTCCTGAAGGCCTCTTCTGGGCCCGGCTGTCCGCCATTTCCACGCTCGCCTGCGCTCCGATCCTGGTCCTGGGCTGGGGCTCGCAGAAACAACTCGTCCGCGGTCTCACCTTCGGCGCCGTCAAGTAA
- a CDS encoding carbohydrate ABC transporter permease, with protein MREAAEPSSRAGRLTAAPAILMLFAWMIVPLVMTLYFSTQYYNLLYPGRTKFVGLENFTYFFTYPSFLTSIVNTLLLVGSVLVITVVFGVLISVLVDAKFPGQGIVRMLLISPFFIMPTVSALVWKNLLMNPVSGLFAWVFQLVGLTPINWFSDWPLLSIILIVAWEWLPFAILIFVTSLQSMDQEQKEAAQMDGATPVAIFRHLTLPHLARPIAVVVMVESIFLLNVFAEIFTTTGGGPGDATTNLPFLIFTQALLEFDVGAASAGGLVAVVLANLVAVFLLRLIGKSLTHA; from the coding sequence ATGAGAGAAGCCGCCGAACCCTCCAGCCGCGCCGGACGCCTCACCGCGGCCCCCGCGATCCTCATGCTGTTCGCATGGATGATCGTCCCGCTGGTCATGACGCTGTACTTCTCCACGCAGTATTACAACCTGCTCTACCCGGGCAGGACGAAGTTCGTGGGCCTGGAGAACTTCACCTACTTCTTCACCTACCCGAGCTTCCTCACGAGCATCGTCAACACGCTGCTGCTGGTGGGCAGCGTGCTGGTCATCACCGTGGTGTTCGGCGTGCTCATCAGCGTGCTCGTGGACGCGAAGTTCCCGGGCCAGGGCATCGTGCGCATGCTGCTCATCTCACCCTTCTTCATCATGCCCACGGTGAGCGCGCTCGTCTGGAAGAACCTGCTGATGAACCCGGTGTCCGGGTTGTTCGCCTGGGTCTTCCAACTGGTGGGGCTCACGCCCATCAACTGGTTCTCCGACTGGCCCCTGCTGTCCATCATCCTCATCGTCGCCTGGGAATGGCTGCCCTTCGCCATCCTCATCTTCGTGACGTCGCTACAGTCCATGGATCAGGAGCAGAAGGAGGCCGCGCAGATGGACGGCGCCACCCCGGTGGCCATCTTCCGCCACCTGACGCTGCCGCACCTGGCCCGGCCCATCGCGGTGGTGGTGATGGTGGAGTCCATCTTCCTGCTCAACGTCTTCGCCGAGATCTTCACCACCACCGGCGGAGGCCCGGGCGACGCCACCACCAACCTGCCCTTCCTCATCTTCACGCAGGCCCTGCTCGAGTTCGACGTGGGCGCCGCCAGCGCGGGAGGCCTCGTCGCCGTGGTGCTCGCCAACCTGGTCGCCGTCTTCCTGCTCCGTCTGATCGGCAAATCCCTCACCCACGCCTGA